One window of Dendropsophus ebraccatus isolate aDenEbr1 chromosome 13, aDenEbr1.pat, whole genome shotgun sequence genomic DNA carries:
- the LRRC71 gene encoding leucine-rich repeat-containing protein 71 isoform X3 has translation MGKKTDKKDKTLKDNNDDDSRSAGFGNQDKTSLTAEGYQCTGNLEQDFTELCGRLGYIEIPKVIPRSRSPSTPASEKNVFADESDDTYDKDSQSGTNHTKDRYSYFKPSIRVELESEDGRSVREISIGGWKIDDVMMGIFAKCLPALSNLHKINLWNVGLVDRTFSQFVKIIQHCPSVKVISLEGNPLPDQSYHKLISDDLGLVHISFRNNQINDEGSRLISQALQSLKMTNKNLATLVLSYNHITDLGAAHLAQALRFNRSMLSLNLSSNQIKDQGALALSEVLGRFELTHTETVDRRRLLLEKEAQEQPRSSERPLSHHSNSAMDKAEKSQAQKGKSSISKKKEKDSQKKEDKTVSNVASGTSGAAQPGSTKKEDPKASKKQTSNSDQKNTRGKAVKSATKRAALPEQEVEPAEDTNPLLEQAEFQNGKVYLPGNKVLISLNLSRNKITEEGLKSFLAAMETQVQETKPASGARTQTGLLRLSLGKNEFPAECSTFVQIQEIMLSRDPIHKSSRSSVDGQMM, from the exons AGGGCTACCAGTGTACTGGTAACTTGGAGCAAGACTTCACTGAGCTGTGTGGTCGGCTGGGCTATATTGAGATTCCTAAAGTAATCCCAAGATCACGCTCCCCGAGTACCCCAGCCTCTGAGAAAAATGTGTTTG CAGATGAATCAGACGATACATATGATAAGGATAGCCAGAGTGGTACAAATCATACTAAAGACCGCTACTCTTATTTTAAACCAAGTATTCGGGTGGAGCTGGAGAGTGAAGATGGACGATCTGTACGAGAAATCTCCATCGGAG GTTGGAAGATTGATGATGTAATGATGGGAATCTTTGCTAAGTGTCTGCCAGCTCTTTCCAACCTCCACAAGATCAA tttgtggAACGTCGGCCTTGTGGACAGAACTTTCTCCCAATTTGTGAAAATTATACAGCATTGTCCAAGCGTCAA GGTTATTTCCCTAGAAGGAAACCCACTGCCTGACCAGTCGTATCATAAGTTAATCTCGGATGATTTAGG GTTAGTCCATATATCATTCAGAAATAACCAAATCAATGATGAAGGGTCCAGACTCATCAGCCAAGCTCTGCAGAGCCTAAAGATGACCAACAAAAACCTGGCTACTCTTGTCCTCAGCTACAATCACATCACAGACCTGGGAGCAGCTCACCTTGCTCAG GCCTTAAGATTCAACCGGTCGATGCTTTCCCTTAACCTTTCCAGTAACCAGATCAAAGATCAAGGGGCACTCGCATTGTCCGAG GTGTTGGGACGTTTTGAATTAACACATACAGAAACGGTTGATAGGAGACGACTATTACTGGAAAAGGAGGCTCAGGAACAGCCACGATCG AGCGAACGACCACTCAGCCACCACAGCAATTCAGCTATGGATAAAGCAGAGAAATCACAAGCACAGAAGGGCAAGTCAAGCATATCAAAGAAGAAGGAAAAG GATTCCCAAAAGAAAGAAGACAAAACCGTCAGCAATGTAGCAAGTGGAACTTCTGGGGCAGCGCAACCTGGATCAACTAAGAAAGAAGATCCTAAGGCATCAAAAAAGC AAACGTCCAACTCTGACCAAAAAAACACAAGGGGAAAAGCAGTTAAGTCTGCTACCAAGAGAGCTGCACTGCCGGAGCAAGAG GTGGAGCCAGCTGAAGACACCAACCCATTGCTGGAACAAGCAGAATTTCAAAATGGGAAAGTTTATCTCCCTGGAAACAAAGTTTTAATCAGCCTTAACCTTTCCC GAAACAAGATAACTGAGGAGGGTCTGAAAAGCTTTCTAGCAGCAATGGAGACCCAAGTCCAGGAGACTAAACCTGCATCTGGTGCCAGGACTCAGACAGGACTATTGAGGCTATCCTTAGGG AAAAATGAGTTTCCAGCAGAATGCTCGACCTTTGTCCAGATCCAGGAGATTATGCTCTCGCGAGACCCTATTCACAAATCCTCCAGATCTTCTGTAGATGGGCAGATGATGTGA
- the LRRC71 gene encoding leucine-rich repeat-containing protein 71 isoform X1 has translation MGKKTDKKDKTLKDNNDDDSRSAGFGNQDKTSLTAEGYQCTGNLEQDFTELCGRLGYIEIPKVIPRSRSPSTPASEKNVFADESDDTYDKDSQSGTNHTKDRYSYFKPSIRVELESEDGRSVREISIGGWKIDDVMMGIFAKCLPALSNLHKINLWNVGLVDRTFSQFVKIIQHCPSVKVISLEGNPLPDQSYHKLISDDLGLVHISFRNNQINDEGSRLISQALQSLKMTNKNLATLVLSYNHITDLGAAHLAQALRFNRSMLSLNLSSNQIKDQGALALSEVLGRFELTHTETVDRRRLLLEKEAQEQPRSPTTSRHADAKSERPLSHHSNSAMDKAEKSQAQKGKSSISKKKEKDSQKKEDKTVSNVASGTSGAAQPGSTKKEDPKASKKQTSNSDQKNTRGKAVKSATKRAALPEQEVEPAEDTNPLLEQAEFQNGKVYLPGNKVLISLNLSRNKITEEGLKSFLAAMETQVQETKPASGARTQTGLLRLSLGKNEFPAECSTFVQIQEIMLSRDPIHKSSRSSVDGQMM, from the exons AGGGCTACCAGTGTACTGGTAACTTGGAGCAAGACTTCACTGAGCTGTGTGGTCGGCTGGGCTATATTGAGATTCCTAAAGTAATCCCAAGATCACGCTCCCCGAGTACCCCAGCCTCTGAGAAAAATGTGTTTG CAGATGAATCAGACGATACATATGATAAGGATAGCCAGAGTGGTACAAATCATACTAAAGACCGCTACTCTTATTTTAAACCAAGTATTCGGGTGGAGCTGGAGAGTGAAGATGGACGATCTGTACGAGAAATCTCCATCGGAG GTTGGAAGATTGATGATGTAATGATGGGAATCTTTGCTAAGTGTCTGCCAGCTCTTTCCAACCTCCACAAGATCAA tttgtggAACGTCGGCCTTGTGGACAGAACTTTCTCCCAATTTGTGAAAATTATACAGCATTGTCCAAGCGTCAA GGTTATTTCCCTAGAAGGAAACCCACTGCCTGACCAGTCGTATCATAAGTTAATCTCGGATGATTTAGG GTTAGTCCATATATCATTCAGAAATAACCAAATCAATGATGAAGGGTCCAGACTCATCAGCCAAGCTCTGCAGAGCCTAAAGATGACCAACAAAAACCTGGCTACTCTTGTCCTCAGCTACAATCACATCACAGACCTGGGAGCAGCTCACCTTGCTCAG GCCTTAAGATTCAACCGGTCGATGCTTTCCCTTAACCTTTCCAGTAACCAGATCAAAGATCAAGGGGCACTCGCATTGTCCGAG GTGTTGGGACGTTTTGAATTAACACATACAGAAACGGTTGATAGGAGACGACTATTACTGGAAAAGGAGGCTCAGGAACAGCCACGATCG CCAACCACATCACGTCACGCTGATGCCAAGAGCGAACGACCACTCAGCCACCACAGCAATTCAGCTATGGATAAAGCAGAGAAATCACAAGCACAGAAGGGCAAGTCAAGCATATCAAAGAAGAAGGAAAAG GATTCCCAAAAGAAAGAAGACAAAACCGTCAGCAATGTAGCAAGTGGAACTTCTGGGGCAGCGCAACCTGGATCAACTAAGAAAGAAGATCCTAAGGCATCAAAAAAGC AAACGTCCAACTCTGACCAAAAAAACACAAGGGGAAAAGCAGTTAAGTCTGCTACCAAGAGAGCTGCACTGCCGGAGCAAGAG GTGGAGCCAGCTGAAGACACCAACCCATTGCTGGAACAAGCAGAATTTCAAAATGGGAAAGTTTATCTCCCTGGAAACAAAGTTTTAATCAGCCTTAACCTTTCCC GAAACAAGATAACTGAGGAGGGTCTGAAAAGCTTTCTAGCAGCAATGGAGACCCAAGTCCAGGAGACTAAACCTGCATCTGGTGCCAGGACTCAGACAGGACTATTGAGGCTATCCTTAGGG AAAAATGAGTTTCCAGCAGAATGCTCGACCTTTGTCCAGATCCAGGAGATTATGCTCTCGCGAGACCCTATTCACAAATCCTCCAGATCTTCTGTAGATGGGCAGATGATGTGA
- the LRRC71 gene encoding leucine-rich repeat-containing protein 71 isoform X2 — MGKKTDKKDKTLKDNNDDDSRSAGFGNQDKTSLTAEGYQCTGNLEQDFTELCGRLGYIEIPKVIPRSRSPSTPASEKNVFDESDDTYDKDSQSGTNHTKDRYSYFKPSIRVELESEDGRSVREISIGGWKIDDVMMGIFAKCLPALSNLHKINLWNVGLVDRTFSQFVKIIQHCPSVKVISLEGNPLPDQSYHKLISDDLGLVHISFRNNQINDEGSRLISQALQSLKMTNKNLATLVLSYNHITDLGAAHLAQALRFNRSMLSLNLSSNQIKDQGALALSEVLGRFELTHTETVDRRRLLLEKEAQEQPRSPTTSRHADAKSERPLSHHSNSAMDKAEKSQAQKGKSSISKKKEKDSQKKEDKTVSNVASGTSGAAQPGSTKKEDPKASKKQTSNSDQKNTRGKAVKSATKRAALPEQEVEPAEDTNPLLEQAEFQNGKVYLPGNKVLISLNLSRNKITEEGLKSFLAAMETQVQETKPASGARTQTGLLRLSLGKNEFPAECSTFVQIQEIMLSRDPIHKSSRSSVDGQMM; from the exons AGGGCTACCAGTGTACTGGTAACTTGGAGCAAGACTTCACTGAGCTGTGTGGTCGGCTGGGCTATATTGAGATTCCTAAAGTAATCCCAAGATCACGCTCCCCGAGTACCCCAGCCTCTGAGAAAAATGTGTTTG ATGAATCAGACGATACATATGATAAGGATAGCCAGAGTGGTACAAATCATACTAAAGACCGCTACTCTTATTTTAAACCAAGTATTCGGGTGGAGCTGGAGAGTGAAGATGGACGATCTGTACGAGAAATCTCCATCGGAG GTTGGAAGATTGATGATGTAATGATGGGAATCTTTGCTAAGTGTCTGCCAGCTCTTTCCAACCTCCACAAGATCAA tttgtggAACGTCGGCCTTGTGGACAGAACTTTCTCCCAATTTGTGAAAATTATACAGCATTGTCCAAGCGTCAA GGTTATTTCCCTAGAAGGAAACCCACTGCCTGACCAGTCGTATCATAAGTTAATCTCGGATGATTTAGG GTTAGTCCATATATCATTCAGAAATAACCAAATCAATGATGAAGGGTCCAGACTCATCAGCCAAGCTCTGCAGAGCCTAAAGATGACCAACAAAAACCTGGCTACTCTTGTCCTCAGCTACAATCACATCACAGACCTGGGAGCAGCTCACCTTGCTCAG GCCTTAAGATTCAACCGGTCGATGCTTTCCCTTAACCTTTCCAGTAACCAGATCAAAGATCAAGGGGCACTCGCATTGTCCGAG GTGTTGGGACGTTTTGAATTAACACATACAGAAACGGTTGATAGGAGACGACTATTACTGGAAAAGGAGGCTCAGGAACAGCCACGATCG CCAACCACATCACGTCACGCTGATGCCAAGAGCGAACGACCACTCAGCCACCACAGCAATTCAGCTATGGATAAAGCAGAGAAATCACAAGCACAGAAGGGCAAGTCAAGCATATCAAAGAAGAAGGAAAAG GATTCCCAAAAGAAAGAAGACAAAACCGTCAGCAATGTAGCAAGTGGAACTTCTGGGGCAGCGCAACCTGGATCAACTAAGAAAGAAGATCCTAAGGCATCAAAAAAGC AAACGTCCAACTCTGACCAAAAAAACACAAGGGGAAAAGCAGTTAAGTCTGCTACCAAGAGAGCTGCACTGCCGGAGCAAGAG GTGGAGCCAGCTGAAGACACCAACCCATTGCTGGAACAAGCAGAATTTCAAAATGGGAAAGTTTATCTCCCTGGAAACAAAGTTTTAATCAGCCTTAACCTTTCCC GAAACAAGATAACTGAGGAGGGTCTGAAAAGCTTTCTAGCAGCAATGGAGACCCAAGTCCAGGAGACTAAACCTGCATCTGGTGCCAGGACTCAGACAGGACTATTGAGGCTATCCTTAGGG AAAAATGAGTTTCCAGCAGAATGCTCGACCTTTGTCCAGATCCAGGAGATTATGCTCTCGCGAGACCCTATTCACAAATCCTCCAGATCTTCTGTAGATGGGCAGATGATGTGA
- the LRRC71 gene encoding leucine-rich repeat-containing protein 71 isoform X4 gives MGKKTDKKDKTLKDNNDDDSRSAGFGNQDKTSLTAADESDDTYDKDSQSGTNHTKDRYSYFKPSIRVELESEDGRSVREISIGGWKIDDVMMGIFAKCLPALSNLHKINLWNVGLVDRTFSQFVKIIQHCPSVKVISLEGNPLPDQSYHKLISDDLGLVHISFRNNQINDEGSRLISQALQSLKMTNKNLATLVLSYNHITDLGAAHLAQALRFNRSMLSLNLSSNQIKDQGALALSEVLGRFELTHTETVDRRRLLLEKEAQEQPRSPTTSRHADAKSERPLSHHSNSAMDKAEKSQAQKGKSSISKKKEKDSQKKEDKTVSNVASGTSGAAQPGSTKKEDPKASKKQTSNSDQKNTRGKAVKSATKRAALPEQEVEPAEDTNPLLEQAEFQNGKVYLPGNKVLISLNLSRNKITEEGLKSFLAAMETQVQETKPASGARTQTGLLRLSLGKNEFPAECSTFVQIQEIMLSRDPIHKSSRSSVDGQMM, from the exons CAGATGAATCAGACGATACATATGATAAGGATAGCCAGAGTGGTACAAATCATACTAAAGACCGCTACTCTTATTTTAAACCAAGTATTCGGGTGGAGCTGGAGAGTGAAGATGGACGATCTGTACGAGAAATCTCCATCGGAG GTTGGAAGATTGATGATGTAATGATGGGAATCTTTGCTAAGTGTCTGCCAGCTCTTTCCAACCTCCACAAGATCAA tttgtggAACGTCGGCCTTGTGGACAGAACTTTCTCCCAATTTGTGAAAATTATACAGCATTGTCCAAGCGTCAA GGTTATTTCCCTAGAAGGAAACCCACTGCCTGACCAGTCGTATCATAAGTTAATCTCGGATGATTTAGG GTTAGTCCATATATCATTCAGAAATAACCAAATCAATGATGAAGGGTCCAGACTCATCAGCCAAGCTCTGCAGAGCCTAAAGATGACCAACAAAAACCTGGCTACTCTTGTCCTCAGCTACAATCACATCACAGACCTGGGAGCAGCTCACCTTGCTCAG GCCTTAAGATTCAACCGGTCGATGCTTTCCCTTAACCTTTCCAGTAACCAGATCAAAGATCAAGGGGCACTCGCATTGTCCGAG GTGTTGGGACGTTTTGAATTAACACATACAGAAACGGTTGATAGGAGACGACTATTACTGGAAAAGGAGGCTCAGGAACAGCCACGATCG CCAACCACATCACGTCACGCTGATGCCAAGAGCGAACGACCACTCAGCCACCACAGCAATTCAGCTATGGATAAAGCAGAGAAATCACAAGCACAGAAGGGCAAGTCAAGCATATCAAAGAAGAAGGAAAAG GATTCCCAAAAGAAAGAAGACAAAACCGTCAGCAATGTAGCAAGTGGAACTTCTGGGGCAGCGCAACCTGGATCAACTAAGAAAGAAGATCCTAAGGCATCAAAAAAGC AAACGTCCAACTCTGACCAAAAAAACACAAGGGGAAAAGCAGTTAAGTCTGCTACCAAGAGAGCTGCACTGCCGGAGCAAGAG GTGGAGCCAGCTGAAGACACCAACCCATTGCTGGAACAAGCAGAATTTCAAAATGGGAAAGTTTATCTCCCTGGAAACAAAGTTTTAATCAGCCTTAACCTTTCCC GAAACAAGATAACTGAGGAGGGTCTGAAAAGCTTTCTAGCAGCAATGGAGACCCAAGTCCAGGAGACTAAACCTGCATCTGGTGCCAGGACTCAGACAGGACTATTGAGGCTATCCTTAGGG AAAAATGAGTTTCCAGCAGAATGCTCGACCTTTGTCCAGATCCAGGAGATTATGCTCTCGCGAGACCCTATTCACAAATCCTCCAGATCTTCTGTAGATGGGCAGATGATGTGA